The following are encoded together in the Lactuca sativa cultivar Salinas chromosome 1, Lsat_Salinas_v11, whole genome shotgun sequence genome:
- the LOC111891900 gene encoding uncharacterized mitochondrial protein AtMg00810-like — MIENIFQNPIQQTPSLDIDIEIDLDLLFEQPKTAYNYELLTTSINPTGTPNEVIPQTNQNESGFKRGSIDQTLFPKIFNKHLLIVQIYVDDIIFGSTDESLSVKFAELMKSKFEMSMIGEMTTFLGLQIKQSTDGIFINQENYVKNLLTRFSMDKSNTVKTPIAFGYKINADLNGKPVDKKRYRGMIGSLLYLIASRPNIMFSTCVCARYQANPMESHVVVVKRIFKYLKGTPKLDLWYPAKSDFQLNTFTDSDYGGCKLDRKSTSGSYQFLGGRLVSWTSKKQTCVSTSTAEAEYVAAASCWSQVIWMQT, encoded by the coding sequence atgattgaaaatatttttcaaaatccaattCAACAAACACCTTCTCTTGACATAGACATTGAAATCGATCTTGATTTACTTTTTGAGCAACCAAAAACCGCTTACAATTATGAACTTCTAACTACTTCAATTAACCCTACAGGAACACCCAATGAAGTTATTCCACAAACAAACCAAAATGAATCAGGTTTTAAAAGAGGTTCAATCGATCAAACCCTCTTTCCTAAAATCTTTAATAAACATCTGTTAATCGTAcaaatatatgttgatgacattattttcggtTCTACTGATGAATCTTTAAGTGTTAAGTTTGCAGAACTAATGAagagcaaatttgaaatgagcatgattggGGAGATGACTACTTTTCTTGGACTTCAAATTAAACAGTCAACTGATggcattttcatcaaccaagagaATTATGTCAAAAACCTACTCACTCGATTTTCAATGGACAAATCCAATACCGTAAAAACCCCAATTGCTTTTGGATACAAAATCAATGCAGACTTAAATGGCAAACCCGTTGACAAGAAAAGATATCGTGGAATGATCGGATCACTCTTATACCTCATTGCCAGCAGACCTAACATCATGTTTTCTACATGTGTCTGTGCCAGATACCAAGCAAATCCTATGGAATCCCATGTAGTTGTTGTGAAACGCATCTTCAAATACCTTAAAGGCACTCCCAAACTTGACCTTTGGTATCCAGCTAAATCCGATTTTCAACTGAACACTTTCACCGACTCAGACTACGGAGGATGCAAGCTAGACAGGAAGAGTACATCTGGTAGCTATCAATTCCTAGGAGGTAGACTAGTGAGTTGgacttcaaagaaacaaacttgtgtgtccACATCAacagcagaagctgaatatgtcgCTGCCGCCAGTTGTTGGTCACAAGTCA